The Brachypodium distachyon strain Bd21 chromosome 4, Brachypodium_distachyon_v3.0, whole genome shotgun sequence nucleotide sequence GCATCATGGGAGACAGGGCCTACGTTATCCTCCCCATGGTTTTGAGCTTAACAATATGAGGATGGACAATAGGTTTCAGCGGTTCAGATCCAAGTATATGTCTACTGAAGAAATTGAGAACATTGCAAGAATGCAGCAAGCTGCCACTCAGATCAATGATCCATATATTGATGATTACTATCATCAAGCTTGTTTGGCTAGAAAAACAGCAGGAGCACAACTGAAACGCCACTTCTGTCCAACCTTAATTAGAGACCCATCTTCTCGTGCACGCAGTAGAGATGAGCCACATGCCTATCTCCAGGTTGATGCTCTCGGGAGGCTCCCATTTTCTTCGATTCGCAGGCCCCGTCCACTccttgatgttgaagaagCCTCTGAACCAAGTGATAACATTACAGAAAAATCTGCTTCAAAACCTCTTGACCAAGAACCAATGCTTGCTGCTAGAATCACAATCGAAGATGGTCTTTGCCTACTACTGGATGTGGATGATATTGATCGTTTGCTGCAATTTAGTCAACAGCAAGATGGTGGCATGCAACTGAGAAACAGAAGGCAGGCTCTCCTTGAGCAGCTGGCAGAATCACTGCAATTAGTTGATCCACTTACACCTAATAAGAATGCATCTCTGTCACCAAATGATGATCTGGTTTTTCTCCGCATAGTATCTCTGCCGAAGGGCCGGAAACTACTTTCTCGTTACCTTGAACTTGTTCCTTCAGGCAGCGAGCTCGTGAGGATTATTTGCATGGCAGTCTACCGGCATCTAAGATTTATATTTGGCGATTTGCCCTCTGATAGCAGCATAGCTGGAACAACAATTAAACTTATGAGCGCTGTATCCACCTGTGTTCTTCGGATGGACTTGAGTGGACTCAGTGCTTGTCTTGCAGCTATTGCGTGTTCGTCACAGCAACCACCTCTTCGACCTCTTGGATATGCTGCAGGTGACGGGGCTTCTGTCATCATAAAGTCCGTACTGGACAGAGCAACAGAGCTTCTCACTGATCAGCATGTTGCCTCTACTTATAGCATACAGAACCGAGCTCTATGGCAGGCATCCTTTGATGCCTTCTTCCGTCTGCTTATGGAGTATTGCATGAGTAAGTTTGATACTGTGGTTCATACGGTGCAAATGCAaccagctgctgcagctgtgATACGCAGCGAAACGCCAGTGGAGCTGTTGCGTGCCAGTCTTCCTCATACAAACGAGTATCAGCGCAAGCAGTTGCTCAGTTTTGCTCAACGCTCTATGCCCGTCAACAACTCTAGTTCTCATGGGTCTGGTAATGTACCCATGGCATCAGAATCTGTCCAGAGCTGAGATACAAGAATAGAGCTGCTTCCCGTAAAATCTATATACTTGATATGGTATGGTTCTTTGAGAGGCTGCAtgcttcttttctctctctatcAATTACTGTCCTGGATGTCTGTGCCTATCATCTGGCCTCGCTTATTTTCAGTATCTTCATGTTATTTTGTTGCACTTGGTTGTCAACATCCAAATTCTCTGTTAGGCTGGTAGTTGCAGGATCCAGCTGGAAGTAGTTGACCTTTCTTCTACAACCGTTTTGCTTTAAATTGGGTTCTTGTCATCATATACTGCCTTCTGTTGGCTTG carries:
- the LOC100832909 gene encoding protein PAT1 homolog; amino-acid sequence: MESGDTKFDASQYAFFGNNVTEEVELGGLDDDDAFVEPGDEEYAPTYGRDPLEGGGVSSFTNVDDLAGAFSKLSRTVNEPKQPGIFSRGGSISGQSSAADWAQEPESLYWPTQPVLEAEQGLDNKNWSQPPHPAHFTDSRLHRTSSSPQDAQYNPNEPILGPRPSPLHRMSSYPQQEPQYNTTEPIRGNGTMFAPALMQRPNGLVPPQMPPLRQQNGMLPIQQSPPQFSQLHAQMLGPQHSPPQNLHMFGPRHPPPQMMGRFDPNLVMPDLSDPRARSMLHHGRQGLRYPPHGFELNNMRMDNRFQRFRSKYMSTEEIENIARMQQAATQINDPYIDDYYHQACLARKTAGAQLKRHFCPTLIRDPSSRARSRDEPHAYLQVDALGRLPFSSIRRPRPLLDVEEASEPSDNITEKSASKPLDQEPMLAARITIEDGLCLLLDVDDIDRLLQFSQQQDGGMQLRNRRQALLEQLAESLQLVDPLTPNKNASLSPNDDLVFLRIVSLPKGRKLLSRYLELVPSGSELVRIICMAVYRHLRFIFGDLPSDSSIAGTTIKLMSAVSTCVLRMDLSGLSACLAAIACSSQQPPLRPLGYAAGDGASVIIKSVLDRATELLTDQHVASTYSIQNRALWQASFDAFFRLLMEYCMSKFDTVVHTVQMQPAAAAVIRSETPVELLRASLPHTNEYQRKQLLSFAQRSMPVNNSSSHGSGNVPMASESVQS